In one Deltaproteobacteria bacterium genomic region, the following are encoded:
- the miaA gene encoding tRNA (adenosine(37)-N6)-dimethylallyltransferase MiaA: MDLIVILGPTASGKTKLAALLAKDLGGEIISADSRQVYRGLDIGTGKDLNDYLVNGEMAPHHLIDIVAPADEFSVFDYQERFACCFADITARNHLPIMSGGTGLYIDAVLKGYRMAKVPENSDLRAELQKEEIGSLIKTLRKLNPVLHNTTDFQDRQRLIRAIEIAEYSRQHGGEGEGRLPPLNPLIIGLRWERSVLRRRITCRLEERLASGMVDEVRRLHDEGICNWERMHFLGLEYRYVALYLQDKLSYQDMFQQLNTRIHQFAKRQETWFRRMEKQGATINWLEYPDYEKLQRLVKRLWA, encoded by the coding sequence ATGGATCTAATCGTTATTCTGGGGCCAACTGCCTCCGGCAAGACCAAACTGGCAGCCCTCCTGGCCAAAGACCTGGGGGGAGAGATCATCTCCGCCGATTCCCGTCAGGTATACCGTGGCCTGGATATTGGGACGGGCAAGGATCTTAATGATTACTTGGTTAACGGGGAGATGGCGCCCCATCATCTGATAGATATCGTTGCTCCCGCTGACGAATTCAGCGTTTTTGACTATCAGGAAAGATTTGCGTGCTGCTTTGCCGACATAACGGCGAGGAATCATTTGCCGATAATGTCAGGCGGGACAGGGCTTTATATTGATGCTGTCCTGAAGGGCTATCGGATGGCCAAGGTGCCGGAAAACTCTGACTTGCGGGCAGAGTTGCAGAAAGAAGAGATCGGGTCGCTGATCAAAACATTACGGAAGCTCAATCCGGTCCTGCACAACACGACCGATTTCCAGGACAGACAACGACTCATCCGGGCGATTGAGATTGCCGAGTATTCCCGACAGCATGGCGGGGAAGGGGAGGGCCGCCTGCCGCCATTGAACCCGCTGATCATTGGTTTACGGTGGGAAAGATCTGTCCTGCGCCGGCGCATTACCTGCCGCCTCGAGGAAAGACTGGCGAGCGGGATGGTTGATGAGGTAAGAAGGCTCCATGACGAGGGCATCTGCAACTGGGAGCGAATGCATTTCTTAGGTCTGGAATATCGTTATGTAGCTTTGTACCTGCAGGACAAGCTCAGTTATCAGGATATGTTCCAGCAGCTCAACACGCGAATTCATCAGTTTGCCAAGCGGCAGGAAACCTGGTTTAGGCGCATGGAAAAACAGGGGGCAACGATTAACTGGCTGGAATATCCGGACTATGAAAAGCTGCAAAGATTGGTTAAACGCTTATGGGCGTGA